The Oncorhynchus tshawytscha isolate Ot180627B linkage group LG08, Otsh_v2.0, whole genome shotgun sequence genome window below encodes:
- the eif2s1a gene encoding eukaryotic translation initiation factor 2 subunit 1a: MPSFSCRFYQHRFPEVEDVVMVNVRSIAEMGAYVSLLEYNNIEGMILLSELSRRRIRSINKLIRIGRNECVVVIRVDKEKGYIDLSKRRVSPEEAIKCEDKFTKSKTVYSILRHVAEVLEYTKEEQLESLFTRTAWVFDEKYKRPGYGAYDVFKQAVADPAILDCLDLTEEEKAVLIDNINRRLTPQAVKIRADIEVACYGYEGIDAVKEALRAGLGCSTEAMPIKINLIAPPRYVMTTTTLERTEGLSVLNQAMAAIKEKIEEKRGVFNIQMDAKVVTDTDETELARQLERLERENAEVDGDDEDGEMEAKAED, encoded by the exons ATGCCGTCATTCAGCTGTAGATTCTACCAGCACAGGTTTCCAGAGGTGGAAGATGTGGTGATGGTCAACGTGCGCTCCATCGCAGAGATGGGCGCCTACGTTAGCCTGTTAGAGTACAACAACATCGAAGGCATGATCCTGCTGAGCGAGTTGTCTCGCAGACGTATCCGCTCCATCAACAAACTCATCAGGATTGGACGCAACGAGTGTGTGGTCGTCATCCGAGTGGACAAGGAGAAAG gttataTTGATCTGTCCAAGAGAAGAGTTTCACCCGAGGAGGCAATCAAGTGTGAAGACAAATTCACCAAATCCAAAACG GTGTACAGCATATTGAGGCATGTGGCTGAGGTTCTGGAGTACACTAAGGAGGAGCAGCTGGAGAGCCTGTTCACGCGCACTGCCTGGGTGTTTGATGAGAAGTACAAGAGGCCTGGATACGGAGCCTATGATGTCTTCAAACAGGCTGTGGC GGACCCAGCCATTTTAGATTGTCTGGacctgacagaggaggagaaggctgTGCTCATTGACAACATCAACAGAAGACTAACACCACAGGCTGTCAAAATCAGAGCAG ACATTGAGGTGGCCTGCTATGGCTACGAAGGCATTGATGCTGTCAAAGAAGCATTGAGGGCGGGGCTAGGCTGCTCCACAGAGGCCATGCCCATCAAg ATTAATCTGATAGCGCCGCCGCGCTATGTCATGACTACCACCACGCTGGAGCGCACGGAGGGTCTCTCTGTCCTCAACCAGGCCATGGCTGCCATCAAAGAGAAGAtcgaggagaagagaggagtcttCAACATCCAGATGGAC GCAAAGGTTGTGACAGACACCGATGAGACAGAGCTGGCACGCCAGCtggagcgactggagagagagaacgctGAGGTGGACGGAGATgatgaggatggagagatggaggccAAGGCAGAGGACTAA